Proteins encoded within one genomic window of Hevea brasiliensis isolate MT/VB/25A 57/8 chromosome 8, ASM3005281v1, whole genome shotgun sequence:
- the LOC131182369 gene encoding wall-associated receptor kinase-like 20 — MEPTPSNQLFLVAVLLLSAVICAFSAKQCPNCGLTSVPYPLSTNPTCGDQSYKIRCNAGVLIFDTLNNSYPIISINPSSQRLVIQPANLLSNTCISSDFIHQGIQLSSSLPFNITGENTVMLFNCSESILDQPLDCSESSLCHLYVKGEEYSRCRESSLCCTFKAGGSASAYRIRVLENGCRAYRSFIGLDWGLPVDKWPNPGVEIQWVLPLEPVCESQVDCDANSTCELKRSDGVRRCYCKVGLQWNPIQGNCTQTGGCQSPGGCDRQTKKTLITALTSSLSALVLLITIAILLHKRYKRIREAQKRLARHCEEILSVDGSKSAKHFTSKEIKKATKNFSKDCLIGVGGYGEVYKGYLEDGTVVAVKCAKVGNSKGTDQLLNEVRILCQVNHRSLVRLLGCCVELEQPILVYEYIQNGTLLDHLQGLGLDGQSQLSWIHRLRIAQDTAECLSYLHISAVPPIYHRDIKSSNILLDDKLNAKISDFGLSRLAYSDLSHISTCAQGTIGYLDPEYFKKFQLTDKSDVYSFGVVLLELLTSLRAIDLSRGEDNVNLAIYVQRMIEKEKLIDIIDPMLKEASSSLELESMNAIALLALACLEEKRENRPSMKEVAEDIDYTLNIITTKHHVQN, encoded by the exons ATGGAGCCAACACCATCCAACCAACTCTTCCTTGTGGCGGTGCTGCTTTTGTCCGCTGTCATATGCGCATTCTCAGCCAAACAATGCCCCAACTGTGGCCTTACCTCAGTTCCCTACCCACTCAGCACAAACCCCACGTGCGGAGACCAATCATACAAGATACGGTGCAACGCAGGTGTACTCATTTTCGACACGCTTAACAATTCCTACCCGATCATTTCCATCAATCCATCGAGTCAACGGTTGGTAATACAACCTGCAAATCTGTTATCAAATACCTGCATTTCATCTGATTTTATCCACCAAGGCATCCAGTTGAGCTCTTCCCTACCGTTCAACATTACCGGCGAGAACACTGTCATGCTTTTTAACTGCTCCGAGTCGATACTTGATCAACCGTTGGATTGTTCGGAGAGTAGCTTGTGCCACTTATACGTTAAGGGAGAAGAGTACTCTCGGTGCAGAGAGTCATCGTTGTGTTGTACATTCAAAGCGGGCGGGTCAGCGTCGGCCTATAGGATACGCGTCCTAGAAAACGGGTGTAGGGCTTATAGAAGTTTCATTGGTTTGGATTGGGGTTTGCCAGTGGATAAGTGGCCAAACCCGGGTGTGGAGATCCAGTGGGTGCTTCCTCTGGAACCAGTGTGTGAATCTCAGGTGGATTGTGATGCGAACTCTACGTGTGAGCTCAAACGTTCTGATGGGGTACGGAGGTGCTATTGTAAGGTTGGGCTTCAATGGAATCCAATCCAAGGAAACTGTACCCAAA CTGGTGGATGTCAAAGTCCTGGAGGATGTGACAGACAAACGAAGAAAACACTCATAACAG CTTTAACTTCTAGCCTTAGTGCATTGGTCTTGCTGATCACTATTGCCATTCTACTCCACAAACGCTATAAACGCATCAGAGAGGCACAAAAACGTCTTGCCAGACACTGCGAAGAAATCTTGAGTGTTGATGGAAGCAAATCAGCAAAGCACTTTACAAGTAAAGAAATTAAGAAAGCAACAAAAAACTTCTCCAAAGATTGCCTCATAGGTGTCGGAGGCTACGGTGAAGTCTACAAAGGCTATTTAGAGGATGGCACTGTTGTTGCTGTCAAGTGTGCTAAGGTTGGAAATTCCAAAGGCACTGATCAGCTCCTCAATGAAGTTCGTATTCTATGCCAAGTCAATCATAGAAGCCTTGTTCGTTTGCTCGGTTGTTGCGTTGAGCTTGAGCAACCTATCCTAGTTTATGAGTATATTCAAAACGGAACTCTTCTTGATCATTTACAAGGCCTAGGACTTGATGGGCAAAGCCAACTATCTTGGATACATCGTCTACGAATTGCCCAGGATACTGCAGAATGTCTCAGTTACCTCCACATCTCTGCTGTtccaccaatatatcatcgagaCATAAAGTCGAGCAACATCCTTCTTGATGACAAATTGAATGCTAAGATTTCAGATTTTGGATTATCAAGGTTAGCTTATAGCGACTTGAGCCACATATCAACTTGTGCCCAAGGAACTATTGGATATCTAGATCCAGAGTACTTCAAGAAATTTCAATTGACTGATAAGAGTGATGTTTATAGCTTTGGAGTTGTATTGCTGGAGCTTTTAACTTCTCTAAGAGCAATTGATTTAAGTAGAGGAGAAGATAATGTGAACTTGGCCATTTATGTTCAGAGGATGATAGAGAAGGAGAAGTTGATAGATATAATTGATCCCATGCTGAAAGAAGCTTCAAGCAGTTTGGAGCTAGAAAGCATGAATGCAATAGCACTCTTGGCATTGGCTTGTTTGGAGGAAAAGAGAGAGAACAGGCCTTCCATGAAAGAAGTCGCCGAGGATATCGACTACACTTTGAATATCATAACCACAAAACATCATGTGCAAAACTAG
- the LOC110644035 gene encoding uncharacterized protein LOC110644035, whose amino-acid sequence MSLDKSALNQTKPLRWGELDEDDGEDLDFLLPPKQIIGPDENGIKKVIEYKFNDDGDKVKITTTTRVRKLAKARLSKRAMERRNWAKFGDAVHEDVGSRLTMVSTEEILLERPRAPGAKVEETKLPGDNLAQLGKGGAVLMLCRTCGKKGDHWTSRCPYKDLASQPEGFIDKPAASETVATAAGAIKGAYVPPSMRAGAERTGGSDMRRRNEENSVRVTNLSEDTREPDLLELFRTFGPVSRVYVAIDQKTGVSRGFGFVNFVNKEDAERAINKLNGYGYDNLILRVEWATPRSN is encoded by the exons ATGTCGCTTGACAAATCCGCTCTAAACCAGACGAAGCCGCTCCGGTGGGGTGAGCTTGATGAGGACGACGGTGAGGATTTAGACTTCCTCTTGCCGCCCAAACAAATAATAGGCCCCGACGAGAACGGGATCAAGAAGGTAATCGAATACAAGTTCAACGACGACGGTGATAAGGTTAAGATAACGACAACGACCCGTGTCCGGAAGCTTGCCAAGGCCAGGTTGAGCAAGAGAGCAATGGAGCGCAGAAATTGGGCTAAGTTTGGAGACGCCGTCCATGAGGATGTTGGAAGTAGGCTTACGATGGTTTCCACTGAGGAGATCCTTCTCGAAAGACCTAGAGCTCCAG GTGCCAAAGTGGAAGAAACTAAGTTGCCTGGGGATAACTTGGCCCAGTTAGGTAAAGGTGGAGCTGTACTCATGCTGTGTAGAACTTGTGGTAAGAAAGGTGACCACTGGACATCACGATGCCCCTATAAGGATCTTGCTTCACAGCCTGAAGGCTTCATTGATAAACCGGCTGCATCAGAGACTGTTGCTACTGCTGCTGGAGCCATCAAGGGTGCTTATGTGCCACCAAGCATGAGAGCAGGTGCAGAAAGAACTGGTGGATCAGATATGAGGCGTAGGAATGAAGAGAATTCAGTTCGTGTAACCAATTTATCAGAGGACACTAGGGAGCCTGACTTACTTGAACTGTTCCGTACATTTGGTCCTGTGAGCCGAGTTTATGTTGCTATTGACCAGAAGACTGGTGTCAGCAGGGGTTTTGGCTTTGTCAACTTTGTAAACAAGGAAGATGCTGAGAGGGCTATCAACAAACTTAATGGATATGGTTATGACAATCTAATCCTTCGAGTTGAATGGGCAACACCCAGATCTAACTAG
- the LOC110644036 gene encoding mannose-1-phosphate guanylyltransferase 1, producing MKALILVGGFGTRLRPLTLSVPKPLVEFANKPMILHQIEALKEIGVTEVVLAINYQPEVMLNFLKEFEAKLGIKITCSQETEPLGTAGPLALARDKLIDDSGEPFFVLNSDVISEYPLKEMIEFHKAHGGEASIMVTKVDEPSKYGVVVMEESTGKVERFVEKPKIFVGNKINAGIYLLNPSVLNRIELRPTSIEKEVFPKIAADKQLYGMVLPGFWMDIGQPRDYITGLRLYLDSLRKKSSSRLATGPHVVGNVLVDETAKIGDGCLIGPDVAIGPGCVVESGVRLSRCTVMRGVRIKKHACISSSIIGWHSTVGQWARVENMTILGEDVHVCDEIYSNGGVVLPHKEIKSSILKPEIVM from the exons ATGAAGGCGCTGATTCTTGTTGGAGGGTTTGGGACACGGTTGAGGCCATTGACCCTCAGTGTACCTAaaccacttgttgaatttgccaACAAACCTATGATCCTACATCAG ATTGAGGCGCTTAAGGAAATTGGAGTGACTGAAGTGGTTTTGGCTATTAACTACCAACCAGAG GTAATGTTGAACTTCTTGAAGGAATTCGAGGCTAAGCTAGGGATCAAGATCACATGCTCACAAGAGACCGAGCCACTTGGCACTGCTGGTCCTCTGGCTCTGGCTAGGGACAAATTGATTGATGATTCTGGTGAACCATTTTTTGTTCTCAACAGTGATGTCATCAGTGAGTACCCACTCAAAGAAATGATAGAGTTCCATAAAGCCCATGGAGGAGAGGCTTCCATAATGGTGACGAAG GTGGATGAGCCATCAAAATATGGTGTGGTGGTTATGGAAGAATCCACAGGGAAGGTTGAGCGATTTGTGGAAAAACCAAAAATATTTGTTGGAAACAAAATCAATGCTGGAATTTATCTCTTGAACCCATCTGTTCTTAATCGAATTGAACTTAGACCCACCTCAATTGAGAAAGAGGTCTTCCCAAAAATTGCAGCAGATAAACAGCTCTATGGAATGGTCCTCCCAGGCTTTTGGATGGACATTGGACAGCCAAGAGATTACATTACTGGTCTGAGACTCTATCTAGATTCCTTGCGAAAGAAATCCTCATCTAGGTTAGCCACTGGTCCCCATGTTGTGGGAAATGTTTTGGTGGATGAGACTGCCAAGATTGGAGACGGATGCTTGATTGGACCTGATGTTGCAATAGGTCCAGGTTGTGTTGTTGAGTCAGGAGTTAGACTCTCTCGCTGCACCGTGATGCGTGGAGTTCGCATCAAGAAGCACGCTTGCATTTCTAGCAGCATCATAGGGTGGCACTCCACTGTTGGCCAATGGGCTCGTGTGGAAAACATGACAATCCTTGGAGAAGATGTCCATGTATGCGATGAAATTTACAGCAATGGGGGTGTGGTTTTGCCTCACAAAGAGATCAAATCAAGCATTTTGAAGCCAGAGATAGTTATGTGA
- the LOC110644041 gene encoding CASP-like protein 5B2 has product MKELFGSPGRVSGLGLRVGQFAFAAASIGVMVSARGFFDSTAFCYLIASMGLQLLWSFGLACLDLHALRSKRNLQNPVLVSLFVVGDWVTSILSLAAACASAGVTVLYAKDLHYCKGPQFLPCSRFQISIALAFISWFLLAISSHVMFWLLANV; this is encoded by the exons ATGAAGGAGTTGTTTGGGAGTCCAGGGAGAGTCAGTGGGCTGGGACTGAGAGTTGGGCAGTTTGCTTTTGCAGCTGCTTCAATTGGAGTCATGGTCTCTGCTCGTGGATTCTTCGACTCCACCGCTTTCTG CTATTTGATTGCTTCAATGGGGCTTCAACTTCTTTGGAGTTTTGGGCTTGCATGCCTTGATCTGCATGCTTTGAGATCAAAGAGAAACCTGCAAAATCCTGTCTTAGTGAGCCTATTCGTTGTTGGTGACTGG GTTACGTCGATTCTATCACTTGCAGCTGCATGTGCATCAGCTGGAGTTACAGTTTTGTACGCAAAAGACTTGCATTACTGCAAAGGACCACAATTTTTGCCATGCAGCAGGTTCCAAATCTCCATTGCTTTGGCATTTATCTCATGGTTTCTCCTTGCCATATCTTCTCATGTTATGTTTTGGCTTTTGGCCAATGTATGA
- the LOC110644040 gene encoding uncharacterized protein At2g39795, mitochondrial: MALAAIIRKSASNLAPLVSRIVRIGHRNYLSALSPPVNHHASFSHSRPHAVLQYYSTASDAKKQSSTEFLLRVIESEIKVAQETDDHDRVEEFPKEFPFKIDDNAGQQTVILTREYEGELVTVDVHMPDLVTGEGNEIDDDTDDIQKPTQSSIPLVVTVSKRSGNSLEFHCVAYPDEIAIDSLSVKNLETQEDQVAYEGPNFQDLDEKLRKAFHKYLEIRGIKPSTTNFLHEYMINKDSREFLGWLKNLKKFIEA, translated from the exons ATGGCTCTGGCTGCGATTATCCGCAAATCGGCGTCCAATTTGGCTCCGCTAGTGAGTCGAATCGTTCGAATAGGTCACAGAAACTACCTTTCTGCCCTCTCCCCCCCAGTAAATCACCATGCCAGTTTTTCTCACAGCAGACCCCACGCTGTTCTACAATACTATTCTACGGCTAGTGATGCTAAGAAGCAGAGTTCGACTGAGTTCCTTCTCCGAGTCATTGAATCCGAGATCAAGGTAGCCCAGGAAACTGATGATCACGACCGG gttgaagagtttccaaaagaGTTCCCTTTCAAGATTGATGATAATGCAGGGCAACAAACTGTAATTCTTACAAGAGAATATGAAGGTGAACTTGTGACAGTGGATGTTCACATGCCTGATCTTGTTACTGGGGaaggaaatgaaattgatgatgacaCTGATGATATTCAGAAGCCAACTCAATCTAGCATCCCATTGGTTGTTACTGTCTCTAAAAGGAGCGGAAATTCTCTAGAGTTCCACTGTGTTGCTTACCCTGACGAGATTGCAATTGACAGTTTATCAGTTAAAAATCTAGAAACTCAAGAAGATCAAGTTGCGTATGAAGGGCCTAACTTTCA GGATTTGGATGAGAAATTGAGGAAGGCTTTCCACAAGTATCTGGAGATTAGAGGAATAAAGCCCAGCACAACCAACTTCCTGCATGAGTACATGATCAACAAAGACAGTCGAGAATTCTTGGGGTGGTTGAAGAACCTTAAGAAGTTCATTGAAGCATAA